The DNA window TTCCGAACGCTGCAACCCACCGATCGGTACGATAGCACAAACATCACGGCCCAGATACGTTGGGGTGTCTGTATACCGGCTGGTTGTACCGAGCACGATGTGGAACGGTTGCTGTCCGGTGTCAGCGGATACGAGGTGAGTGCCGTTTCGTGCCAGGACGGAACGCTACCGACCAAGGCCGGGTACGATCGGATGCAGATATGTAGTGCGTGCGTACTGCTCGCGTTCGTGCTGATGGTGGTATTTAGTACGCTGTAcggtgctggtggtgctggCACGAGTAAAAGTGAATGTGCCGGTGAAAAAACCTCCACCGGTGTAGCGGTGCTGCGTGCATTCTCTGCCGTGGACAATCTACGCAAGCTCGCCCAGCTGTCGAAGGATGATCATGGGCTGGGATGCATCAACGGTATCAAGGCGCTGTCGATGGTATTCATACTCGGTGGACATGCGCTCGTATTTATGGCCGGCGGTCCGCTGCTGAATCCGGGCTTCTTTCGCGAACAGAGCCGGCTGCTGCAGAATGCATTCCTGCTTAATTCACCCCTGCTGGTGGATACGTTTCTGCTGCTGAGCGGGTTCCTGTTTGCCCGGCTGCTACTGCTGGAGCTGGACAAACGGCAGGGCCGGCTTAACTTTGGGCTGCTGTACATGTTCCGGTATATACGGCTGACACCGGCCTATCTGGCAGTGATTGCCCTGTACGCTACCTGGCTACCACGGTTAGGCGATGGACCACTGTGGAAGGAGCGGATCGAGCTGGAACAGGCACGGTGCCAGCAGAGCTGGTGGCTAAACGTGCTGTACGTGAACAACTACTTCGGCACCGACCGGGTGTGCATGTTCCAGTCATGGTATCTTGCCACCGATACGCAGCTGTTCGTGTTGGCTCCACTGCTGCTCTATCCGATGTGGCGGTACGGTCATCGGGTCGCACTATTGCTGCTCGGAAGTGTTACCTTTACCTCCATACTGGTACCATTCTACGTCACCTACGTACGACAACTCGATCCAACGTTTATGATATTTACCGCGTACGTATAACTTTTACGCCCAAAATTACTaacgattgcatacttttaggcggaAGTTGTACAATTTCACTTAtacttttattttggtttctttCACACCCATATCGATACCAGTGAGGTGAGCGATCTGCAGTCGAACGAATATTTCGTTAATGTGTACGGTAAAACGCATCTGCGCGCGACAGCCTATCTGTTCGGTCTGCTGGTCGGCTATCTGGTGCACTGGATGCAGATCAAgaagtatgcaatccgcatGCGGCGCAGATACGCCATGTTAAtcctgtttgtgtttttttttcttctttcaaccCGTCCAGCGTGCGAATCGGACGACGAAAGCTAGCACTGTGCTGGATCGTGTCTACCGTGTGCGGTTGTACCGCGATGTTTTCACTGACCGCGTTCTACACCCGGCTCGGTACCGGCAACTATCTCTATAACGCACTGTACGCCGGTCTGCATCGGTTTGGCTGGAGCCTATCGAATGGGTGGCTCGTGCTGGCATGCGTCACCGGTCACGGCCGGACACTGAAACGGTTCCTTTCCTGGCGTGCATTTGTACCACTCAGCCGGTTGACGTACTGTGCGTACCTTACGAATGGACTGGTCGAGCTGTATCTTACCGCATCTCGCCGTACATCGCTCTACGCAAGCATCGCGACGCTGGTAAGCGCGTAAAGGTTATGGCTGGGTTTGAAGCTTCgagtgatttgtttgtttttaattttgtattccTTCATCCACCTGTATCTGTTATTGCAGACTGCCGAATCCATCGCGCACATGATACTAACGTTTCTGCTAGCATTGCTTCTTTGTCTAATGTTCGAGTCACCCATTCATGGGCTGGAGAAGATATTGCTTAGCCGTTTCCGGCCGGCGCATCCGAGTACCATTGCCAGGGAGCAGGAAACGAACAGTCTCAGTACGAACAACACGCACAGCACTTCGGAGGAGGCATAGTTCGAtgtaagaaacaaaacaaaagaaaaatcgcaAGCTTGGTATGCCGAGCTATTGCTATTGGGTGGCTGGAGCATTTGTAAATATATTACATTAAGCattttacacaaacacacacatacacggaaacacaaaaaaaaacaaatacatctACACAAATAAACGTAAGCGGACAGTGTTTAAGGTTTAATAAAGTCGTTATTTATATAGGGACGAGTTTACAATCATCGgctacacaaaacaaaaacaataacaaaatggTAGTCATCCCTACCCCCTCACTCTCCTCTTCGTCATTCCTCTCGcatatacacgcacacacaaacaccttaACCACAAATCCGCACTAGAATCGAGACCAATTCGCACCGTTCGTTGTTGGCCGTCGTTTGACTTCCTTCTCCTCATCGatctcttcctcctcttcctcttcctcctcttcctcttcttcttcctcttcctcttcttcaaCCTCTTCCTCTGGTTCGGGTTCGGACTGGACCGCAGTGGTTGCTTCCTGCACAACACTCTCATACTGCGCATCTACGTCCTTCACGTTCGTGTCTTTGCTCGCCCAAAAGTCATCCACGGTACTTGATTGCTCGTTAGCGGTATCGGCGGTACGCCTCCGCAGCCATATCCCATTATCTTCCTCATCCTGATCATCGAACGGGCTGACAAAATCGGTTTGTTCCGCAACAGGTTCTATCTGTTCCGGTTCGCTGATGGGTTCAGGTTTTGCGTCCGGTTCCGCCGTTGTGTCGGTGTGTTCCGTACTAGTTGCCGGTGGTTCCGGTGGTACTTCTAGACGATCAAATACACCGGTTTGGTCGAGCAGTCGTTTAACGTTTTGAATGGGCAGATCGAAAAGAAGTGTCAGGATGAGGGCTGCACCAAGTGCGAGACATACCTCGGTACGGTTAACGTACCCGGTGAAGCTAAACACCTCGCTGCCGCGTGTCGAACCGGCAAAGTAGAAGAACACCAAAAACTGTACGAGGGTAAGGGAGTAGGTTAGCCGACCGAGACACACCAAGGGACGGGAGCTGAGCACACGGTTCAGCAAACACTGCTCCTCCGTCACGCAGTAGTAGACGATCCAGCAAAGTCCGAGCGACCAGGAGAGTGGTGCTAGGGCGGCAAACTGTGCCGCATCACCCGGCTCGTACCGGAAGTCCTTCCGAACGATATCGAGCGGGAAGCAGACGCACCAGAGCAAGGCGATGGCAGCCCCAAACCAGCCGGCGTAGTGTACGCCACGGTCCTGGCGCGGTCGACCCGTCTCCTGCAGCAGATAGCCGAGCCCGAAACCGGCCAGATAGGGCGTCAGTCGGTGTAGTGTTTCGGCGAACGAGAGATTAAGCGTGCGGTAGAGTTGCGTTAGCCGCACACCATGGAACACATACGGTGTCAACCGATCTTCCGTGGTCGAGGCGAAGCGGATTGCCGTAGAGAGAGCGCTAAGCAGCACGTACGCTGCGGTACCGTAGAACGGGCTGCGCACTAATACGATCATCAGAAACGGTGCCAGTACACTCAGCTGCATCTCAATCGCCAACTGGAAGGTATGGGGAGCACACTgcaaatgaaaaggaaaccaATACACAGCACACAAGGGTTAGTGAGCAGGTGGggtaaaacaaacgaagaacgAAATACCGACAGTCTCCTCGATCGGGTACCAGTTGTGCATGAAGAGCAGATTGCTCAGGTAGCCATGTTTGCAGAGGTTCGCATTCTTGGTCACGACGTCGCCCCACTGCGGTCCACTGCCGAGATGTTCCCAAACCCAGGCGTAAAACACCAGCACTGGCACGAGAGGAAACGCTAGCCTGGAACGAAGCAAAACCGGTGTATTGTAGAGCGGTGTAGTAGACCGGTCGCACGGTAATAACTCACCTGAGGTAACGGCCCGCGATACGTTTAAACCAGGGAACACGTGCACGCTCACGGTACTCGCGCACCATATGGTACGCGGCCAGGAAGCCGCTCACCACGAGAAACACGTCGGCGTACAGCATTAGCAGCCGAACCGCGACACTCCACGGTGCGTTAAAGCTTTCGGTGAATTCGTTCCGGTTGGTGAACGGTTGAAAGCCGAGCGGTACGAGACGGAGGGCGAGAAATAGTGCACCACTCGCGAGTGCCTTCAGCCCGTGCAGACAGCGCAGATGGTGATGTTCGTCTGTGCCCGAACCGATCAGCTGGGGCAAAGTTTTCTTCAGTGAAAACGCCATCAGCGTCTGGTGGAAGACGTTGGTGGTGCGGCGCTCCGGCGGATCCAGCGGGGAGTCCTGTGTGGACGGTGGTTCAATTTTGATGAAGATTTCATAATCGTTCAGCGTTGCTACCAGCGTCACCACCGCGACGAACGTGTAAAAACCGCTGTGGAGTTGGTTGGAGAAAATTCGTTAGTTATTGCATGGATCTCGCCACTCTCGGACACTCATCAGTGCAATGTATTTTGAGAAATTCCTCACTGACAGGCAGACATTCCTACAGCCTACTGCGGCGTTGTAAAGAATGCAAAGAAAGGTAATTATAGCGCTAAAAAACTAATCAACCAGAGGTTAAGGATAACTCCTAGTCTCACGACTGAGGAAGTCGACTAATGGACGAGATTCACTTTTTCAGGGATATTGGTAAAGCCGTCAACTCAAAAAGTCTTCTGCAACGAAACGATATTCAAATAGCTTAAGTTCTCTTCCTTTGTAGTCGAGTATCGTCCATATCTGACTATAGATAGCCGAATTCTGAATACAGAAGATATGGTGTGGATTATGGGAATTTGGACAAGAGTCTAAACTATCATAAAAGGCTAAATTCTTTCTTTGCCGAATAGacgaagaagatgaaaaaatgatACCGTCAGCAAAGTCGACTACTTACAACACGGCGACAAGCTGCCAGTGGTCCTTCAGCAGACGGGACCACGAACGCACCTGCCGCACATGACAGTTGGCCTCCTCCAGCTCCAGAAACAGCTTGATGCCGGTGGAGTTGTACGGCCGTACAAAGTGTTGCACGATGCTGCCGGCATCCTCGAACGAGCACGCGGCCGGCAAACAAATGCCCCAGTTGATCGTTGTAAAGCGTGGCAGGAAGTGATCCGGCTGTAAACGGAAATGCATCGTACAAACGCACGTACTACACGGACAAACGGTTTTCCGGTGGTGCTCTACTTACATCGTTCAGCGTACTCTTGACGAAACCACCACCCTGAAGAAGATGTACCGGTAGCCGGAGTTCCGCATCCTCCGCCACCACATCCACGTGTGCGAGACAGTATTTGCCCCGCAGCCGTACCAGCTCGTCTTCGCGAACACGGACCCGTGTAGCGATCCCGGTGCACAGATCGAAATCGCCGAGCTGGTTCGCATTGCCCCGCAGCAGACCGGATGCCAGCCGTGCGCTGGCGTCTATCATTTGCAGCGCCCAGAGCCGTTTACCGCGCAGCTGACGTTCGAAGATTTCGCCCTGTCGGCGACACTCTTCACCCTGTACCTGTGTGTAGTCCGGCACGAAGGACGGCACCCGGAGCAGCAGCTGCTCAAAGTCTTCCGGCGAGATGGCAATGCGCTGTTTGACAACACGCGCCGGTCCACGAACGCCCGGTGCCGGTTGCCTCGGACGCTTGGGACCGTTGTCGATCGGTGACTCCGCTGGTAGCTCTTCCGCACTGAAGAGTGACGCGATCGGGCTGTGATTCAGCAGCTGTACCAGCTTCGAATCGGTTGCACCTTTGGTGGGTGATTTTCTCCTTTTGTCGTTCGCGTGCTTgttgtcgtcgtcatcgtcatcatcggcATAGGAACCGATGGGACGGAAGCGAATCTCCTCGTTTGAATCACCGCCCTCGGCTGACTGTAACCAACCGGTGAGCAGGTTAATGATTGGATTTGCCTTCTCCTTTGGCTCATCTTCGGCTTTCGCAACGTTCTCACCGCGGGACGTTAGCGATTGGAGCCATCGTACGATGGTACCTTCCTCTGCAGGGTCGCTCGGTACATCTTTCGCATCCACCGTTGGCTGTACGATCGAGTCAAACGCACGCTTTAGCCCATCCAGCCAACTAGCGTCGTCCTCGTCAGTCACTTGTTTCGTTTCgggttcttccttttttgcgcCCTTTCGGGTTTGGCTCCCCTttatctgtttctttttttcgttcactttcGCTGTATACTTTCGTGCGGGTTTCtcgtcctcatcatcatcgtcgtcgtcatcgtcgttaCCGGCATCATCATTACCGACTGTTGATTGCGTACCAGTCTCGTCGTCACCCTTTCGCTGTTTCGAACCAAGCAAACCAAACAGGTTAAAAATAGACCTCGGTTCGGCTTCGTCGtcttcgtcgtcatcgtcgacGTCATCTGCATCGTGCTCCGTTGTCTTCCGCCTGCTTTCGGTCGGCTGGTACCGTTTGTCACGGCTTTTCATACTGCGCCGGGCACGCAGCAGCCGCTCCTGAGTGGCTTTTCGGATGGCGGCCTGTTCTTCAgtttcctcttcctcctcatcgttttcctcatcctcatcgtcctcatcctcctcgtcgtcgtcgtcgtcgtcgtcttctGTGTCATCTCTCGCTGACCATGGCTTACGTGTCACAGTGATCCACGGAACGTCCCCTTTGGTGCGGGGCGTCAGTTTCCGACGCACCACCGCAAGACCCTCTTCCTGGCCGTGTTCACGCAGCCGGAACCCGTTCGCATCGTCGGCGAACAGCGCTACGGCCAGCAGACAGAGCAGTCCGAACGTGACCAACCGCACACGGAGTATCATCGTCATGCTGTGTTGCGGCTTCCTATTATCCAGGTTACTGTACACTAGCTGGCGCCAAAGAAACACTGCACGTCGTCACACTTGTTCAACACCATGTCCTTGTACACCAGCACCACTATACACTATCCGCCTCGTGTTTGATCGTCGCTTGCTGATCGCTGTTCGTTTTGAGCTGTTGCGTTATGTTGATGCACTTCTCACCTGCTCGCTAGCGCTTTTTGTATCACTCTCCTTCTATTTCGGAAAACGTAAAGAAGCAAATCGGCAAATACTGTCCCCGCACACAGCCTAGAGTGTGTGCGGCTGGCCGTGCGTATGTCCAGATGGGTTAGATGCTTACGGCCAACTGAGGGTCCCCGGTCAGCTGCGTATTTGTCCTTCCCCGAAAGGGAGAACCTAAAGCCGCAAAACGCTCACGCTAAAAAACATTTCGGGAGCAACATTTAATATCTCCTTACGGCTTTGGGAAGAACGGTAAGTTCTGGGCAGTAAGAGACGATACCTCCAAACCGCAGAGGGAtatttgattgtgtttttgtctttcttttcaaAGGTGACATTCGATCCAGTTACAAACACAAAGCCCTGAGGCTTGAAGTATGAAACTGGACGCTTATGTGTCACATATGCAACATATGAGCATATCGACAAACTAAGAAACTCCTATGACTTTGATTTGCATAACTCTAGGCGCACTGTATCAGAACGGATTACACCTGGCGGGATGCTCAAGCGAAGAAAAGgcaaaatttatttgcaaaaacatcaaacttcATCAAACTTTTCCACTGACCTAATCAGCGGTATAAAAGTAGCGTGAGAGCTATCTTCATTCGTACAAAATTCGGAGCGCTAACGAATGGTTATGCATATAGGCATACAGCTGCGGTAAgacaaatataaaacataactTTCTGTTTAGGAATGGATCACTTTTGCACCGGTGTTGGTTGAATGTGAATTAAAGGGACGAGGGAAAGGGAAGAGGGTGAAGTATAATAAcatagaacgattttttttatttgaaaatatctTACAAGAAAACTCCTAACAAGACATACACTCACACCGGAGCCAGAAGTGGAAaagacatgttttttttcaacttttattattcaaatttatttcaagaGAGATGCTCCTTTTACCTTACCCCGATATGAAACACCATTCCTGCCGGGGATGAGTAATGTGAGGAGCCGCGAACATTTTCCACACACTCATGATCATGCTCGCGCTGCGCTTGTGATTTCCTTTACGTTTATCTCTCATTCTCTCGCATTCTTTGCCATGCCGGTTGGCGGTAGATCGTTTTGAAAGATGAAAATTTCCCGCGTAAAAATAGCTGCAAGCGCTAGGAAACGGCCCGCACGATGGGTGGTACAAATCACAGGAAGGTTAGACAGATTTCGAGGTACGAAGCGATGCGAACGCGAGCGATGGAGTAGGTCAAGTCTTATTTGCGCATTCGGCTGGCCGTCAACGAAACGTATTGAATGTCAGTAATAGGGAGTGTTGCCAGCAGCATGAGGAACCCACAAAAGGTGACAGAGAAAGGTGGTTagttttccacacacacacacacacacacacacacactaaagagaaaagaaaagaaagaaaacacctACCGAAGAAAAAGGTGTGAGAGAAAGTGAAGAGACACAGCTAAACATAAACCGTCTCAACTGTGTGAGAGATCGCGATAGACGAGCGCCTAGACCATTATGGCCATTTATTTTCGGCTCCATTTCGGCGTGTTGGATTCGTGGGCGAAAACGAGCGAAACATGAGGACGATAACTCACCATTACGGCTCGCGGTACAAATAAcgtcaataaaataataatcatctAACCCTTAACGGTTATGAACGATAATAGCCCGCTGTGAGGGATAATGATGCTGTTTGGTACGTTTGCTGTGCAGCCTTCCTACGGAAAGCAGTGTGAGGCATGGAAAAACTTGTTGTGCTGTTGAAGAAGGAGTTTTACCTTATGTGTTTAATAACACATCTCAATTCGTTTGCTCAAACCGCTTCTATTTGGCACGGCCATGCAAACACCTGCCtacgagatttttttttttgcataagtCTAAAGGTGTGTCGCACGTATTGCCTACATCTAGGCGAAACGACGTTAGATGGATGGAATGGATCGATGTTTTGCCCAAGGGTTGCAAACTGGAGCGCTGCCTTCACCGCAAGGATGGCAAGGATGCGAAAGCCGAAGCGGTAAGCTAGTGTTCGGATTTGCCGATCCAGAAGGATGTACCGTTCGGGGATGTTGTGCGTCACCAGAAGTTGTTCTATCCGACCGATACAAACGGTTATTTTTACCGCTTTTGGTGAGTAATTTAAGCCCATTTTCTCTCCCTGAAGAAAGcttaaaagagagagagagagagagataaggAGAGCGTTGTTTATTAGTAAgtaaaagaaagggaaaattcTTCGTGGCTGATTATTCGACTAAACAGCCTAAATTTGCTCAATCTTATTTATGTTCCCTCTTTTGCTGCTGGTACGTTTTGTAGTGGATTTCTTACTGCCAGTACGCCTATCGTGACAGATTTTACGCTTCGGCTTGCACATGTGCGCACCATGTCACGAAGCGCAACACGCATTTTGCGTGATTAATGACACAACTGTTGCTGCACGCTGTTCAGGGGTACTGTAGGGTAGGTGAAATAGTTTGTCTAATGCTCTATTAGGGGATTATCGTAGCTATATAAAACGAAGCCATGACAATATTTGACTCTACTTTATGCATTTTGTGGTTGTTATTTGTTCTATAAGACTCATGCATTTTAATGTTGATCAAGCTGCCGAAACCCTCTTAGGCGCGTTCAAGAAGAAGATGCCCAGGAATGCCACTAATATGATGAACCGTATTAGTGGTGGGAACTTctgagtggattcatgaatccgaCTACGACGTATAAAAACCGCATTCAACTCCGTGAGAAATTCGGAGTTTACTTCGAATTACTCCGAAGCTAACTCCGGTGCTGCATCCAGAGTTAATTTTGGAGGAATCTCCGACTTTAACTTCGGATTCAACTTCGGTCAGTGGAGGGCCGTGGTTATACAACttaaattgcttttcaaaCCGATctctccctcccccccccctccccccttggccgaagttactccggagtacgCTCCGGAATGTTTTGGAGTCGGATTATTCCGATTATGGGAAaattgaggatttttttaagaCTTCTTAAGAAGGGCCTCGCAGTATCaatacttattttaccacttagcaggatagtcagtccatgctatgGGGAGACAAGGTTCACATAGGATTTACTACCCGGTCAGGCGTCCTCACGGCCATACAGCGAATAAGACTCGCCAGCCTCCGGACATGGGCAGAGGAGGCGTTGTAGGCCCAACACCGAGATGGCGTTGATTTGGAATGACGAGGAATGATGGGGTTGGTCAGGAGAGTGTAATGGCTCTCTTTCGGGACGATGCCGGGGAAGACTTCTTGGTGGAAATCGCGGACCGCGTCAACTCCATGAGGTCGGAGAGGGAGCGCTCGGATCATCGTGCCCGTGGTAGGCGCACAAGAGGAAGGGTGAAGGAACGGACGAACGGAGAAAGGGCTTGCTGCGGACGTGGCAGCAGCACGTGCTGCTCGGGACGAGGATGTACTGCGGGCGACAGTAGAATTGGAACATAATGGAATGGGCCCCCTTCCATCCCGAGACGCAGTCGGGGCTGTGCCTGGCGTTGGTGCGTCGTTACATGCTACGTCGGTGGAGGGCGGAAGTCGGGGAGGGAACGCTACCACCTGTTCCTCCCGGGCGAACCAGTTGTGGACGGAGGCGGAGTTGATCCGTTCCAAGAGATACCGTCGTAAGAACGAGTGGTCGGGCGGTAAAAATCGGAAGCCTCTATTACCGAGGTGACCACTTCGGGCCGATGAAGAAGCTGTGGGAGGCTTTTTAGCGAAAGGGGTATACGTCCCCTAAGGAGGTGAGGAAAGGCATCGTCCTGacggaaaaaatatttataacaaaGAGAATAAAAGTCACAAAATTAGTTGACAACAAGGCAAGGAAACAAGCCATTCAAAGGAAATTTCCTAGCTAAGAATTATGgaaatttctttctttacagGAACATATGTATTATATGTATTtgacagaaataaaataaccatTCATTGTTAAAAacatataataaaaacaagacaaaTTTGATGCTGATGTTTGTAGTGACTTTGCAATGGTAAATTGTAAAAACCGCTCATGTCTGTAAAACACATCCAAAAAATAATGAGCAATCGCTCGCTGCCCGAAAAATAGTGTCAGAAAACTGGTTCCATAAAATTTGGATTGATATGTGAGATGACATCAAACGC is part of the Anopheles funestus chromosome X, idAnoFuneDA-416_04, whole genome shotgun sequence genome and encodes:
- the LOC125760637 gene encoding uncharacterized protein LOC125760637, which translates into the protein MTMILRVRLVTFGLLCLLAVALFADDANGFRLREHGQEEGLAVVRRKLTPRTKGDVPWITVTRKPWSARDDTEDDDDDDDEEDEDDEDEENDEEEEETEEQAAIRKATQERLLRARRSMKSRDKRYQPTESRRKTTEHDADDVDDDDEDDEAEPRSIFNLFGLLGSKQRKGDDETGTQSTVGNDDAGNDDDDDDDDEDEKPARKYTAKVNEKKKQIKGSQTRKGAKKEEPETKQVTDEDDASWLDGLKRAFDSIVQPTVDAKDVPSDPAEEGTIVRWLQSLTSRGENVAKAEDEPKEKANPIINLLTGWLQSAEGGDSNEEIRFRPIGSYADDDDDDDNKHANDKRRKSPTKGATDSKLVQLLNHSPIASLFSAEELPAESPIDNGPKRPRQPAPGVRGPARVVKQRIAISPEDFEQLLLRVPSFVPDYTQVQGEECRRQGEIFERQLRGKRLWALQMIDASARLASGLLRGNANQLGDFDLCTGIATRVRVREDELVRLRGKYCLAHVDVVAEDAELRLPVHLLQGGGFVKSTLNDPDHFLPRFTTINWGICLPAACSFEDAGSIVQHFVRPYNSTGIKLFLELEEANCHVRQVRSWSRLLKDHWQLVAVFGFYTFVAVVTLVATLNDYEIFIKIEPPSTQDSPLDPPERRTTNVFHQTLMAFSLKKTLPQLIGSGTDEHHHLRCLHGLKALASGALFLALRLVPLGFQPFTNRNEFTESFNAPWSVAVRLLMLYADVFLVVSGFLAAYHMVREYRERARVPWFKRIAGRYLRLAFPLVPVLVFYAWVWEHLGSGPQWGDVVTKNANLCKHGYLSNLLFMHNWYPIEETCAPHTFQLAIEMQLSVLAPFLMIVLVRSPFYGTAAYVLLSALSTAIRFASTTEDRLTPYVFHGVRLTQLYRTLNLSFAETLHRLTPYLAGFGLGYLLQETGRPRQDRGVHYAGWFGAAIALLWCVCFPLDIVRKDFRYEPGDAAQFAALAPLSWSLGLCWIVYYCVTEEQCLLNRVLSSRPLVCLGRLTYSLTLVQFLVFFYFAGSTRGSEVFSFTGYVNRTEVCLALGAALILTLLFDLPIQNVKRLLDQTGVFDRLEVPPEPPATSTEHTDTTAEPDAKPEPISEPEQIEPVAEQTDFVSPFDDQDEEDNGIWLRRRTADTANEQSSTVDDFWASKDTNVKDVDAQYESVVQEATTAVQSEPEPEEEVEEEEEEEEEEEEEEEEEEEIDEEKEVKRRPTTNGANWSRF
- the LOC125760656 gene encoding nose resistant to fluoxetine protein 6-like, encoding MHTRSVRTVATFGLLLLQLTGNCCIAQPQSINALELIVDRIDTVLEQTLPIGPCRLDINRTLEAARNHEEWAMTMLDATVKFPDAIGLGARDHLGSYDECLMSDRTFVRAQYCLARVSMVGFRTLQPTDRYDSTNITAQIRWGVCIPAGCTEHDVERLLSGVSGYEVSAVSCQDGTLPTKAGYDRMQICSACVLLAFVLMVVFSTLYGAGGAGTSKSECAGEKTSTGVAVLRAFSAVDNLRKLAQLSKDDHGLGCINGIKALSMVFILGGHALVFMAGGPLLNPGFFREQSRLLQNAFLLNSPLLVDTFLLLSGFLFARLLLLELDKRQGRLNFGLLYMFRYIRLTPAYLAVIALYATWLPRLGDGPLWKERIELEQARCQQSWWLNVLYVNNYFGTDRVCMFQSWYLATDTQLFVLAPLLLYPMWRYGHRVALLLLGSVTFTSILVPFYVTYVRQLDPTFMIFTAEVSDLQSNEYFVNVYGKTHLRATAYLFGLLVGYLVHWMQIKNVRIGRRKLALCWIVSTVCGCTAMFSLTAFYTRLGTGNYLYNALYAGLHRFGWSLSNGWLVLACVTGHGRTLKRFLSWRAFVPLSRLTYCAYLTNGLVELYLTASRRTSLYASIATLTAESIAHMILTFLLALLLCLMFESPIHGLEKILLSRFRPAHPSTIAREQETNSLSTNNTHSTSEEA